CGGAAACGTTGGCTTTTGGCGCCAGCTGACAAGAGATATTGCAGAAACAACGCTTGATTTTGATACCTTAGATATGATGGTGGCTCCACCGTTTGTTGGTCTTGGCACAGTCTCAGATGAAATTTCAATGAACATGGGCACAAGCCTTGCTCTTGGTGTGCAAAACATTCATGCCGAGAAAGAGGGGGCTTACACGGGGGAAACCTCTCTACCGATGCTACGCGACTTTAAAGTCTCTTACGCCATTGTTGGCCATAGTGAGCGCCGTGAAATGTTTGGAGAGAGCAGCATTGATGTGGCAACCAAAGCTCGTGCGTCTCTTATGGCTGGTGTCAAACCTGTTGTGTGTATTGGTGAGCCGCTCTCTATCAAAGAAGGCGGTAAAACAGAAGATTACATTCTGCATGAACTTGCAGAAAGCTTGCGTGGTGTGTTTATTCGCAGTGCAGATGATTTGGTTGTCGCTTATGAACCTGTATGGGCCATTGGCAGCGGGCACGCAGCAACACCGCATGATATTGCGCCAGTTATGCTGTCTATCCGCAATTACCTTATTAGCAAATATGGTGAAATGGGCTCTGGCGTACGTATTCTATATGGTGGTTCAGTTAAGCCTGAAAACACTGAAGAGCTGATGGCGGTGCCAAATCTAAACGGCTTCCTTGTGGGTGGCGCAGCATTGAAATCAGAAAGTTTTCTTGGCATTGCTGAGAAAATGCGTTAAAAAACAAACCGACTTATATAGATAAGAGATAAAAAATTAGCCTAAAACGGCAGAATAAAAGGATTTAGAGAACATCATGCTTTACGATATTCTTATGCTAGCTCAAGTTATTATTGCAGCTTTTCTTGTGATTGTAATTCTCCTACAACGTAGCGACGGTGGTATGGGTGCCCTTGGTGGTGAAGGTGGCGGCGCGCTTATGAGCGGTAAAGCTGTTGGTGACACTCTGACACGCGTAACAACATGGCTTGGTGTAGCGTTTATGGGTATTTGCCTTGTTCTTGCAACACAAAGCAGCGGTAAAGGCGCTGAAAGCAGTGTTGTTGACGCAATGGTCGCTGAAGAAGCTGCTATGGAAGAGAAGTCAATGACGCCAACTATTCCAGCAGCAGTAACAGACGCTGCCACTGATGCGAAGGACGCAATCGGTGGCCTACTAGAAGGCGCTGAAGCAGCTCCACTGAACCCAGTTGATCAGTAATTTTCTTTAAAAGACGAGGGATACACAATGGCAACTCCAAAACTCGTCGATTTTTACGAAAAGAAATATGAAAATGAAGCAGGTCGGGATTACACAATCCCGACCTTTGATTTGGTTAAAAACCCACATAACCGTTTTGAAGCTACAGTGGATGCTATCCACAAGCACTTTAAAGGCGGTAAAATTCTAGAAGTGGGTGCAGGTAGCGGTATCGTTGCCTCAAGCCTTCTTAAAACAGGTTTAGAGTTTGAGAGTTACACGCTTTCAGATCTCTCTTCTCCACGTATTGAAGCCGCGAAGCAAGCCATTGGTGATGAGCGCTTTACAACGGCTGTACTGGACGTAGAAGGGGATAATTGGCCATTTAAAGAAGATGAAAAGTTTGACTGCATCCTTGTTGTAGCCCTTATTGAGCATCTGATTGACCCAATCAGTGCGATGAGCCGCCTGCGTAATCACCTGAGTGAGGACGGCTTTATGTACGTTCTTACGCCTAACGTGGCCCGCTGGGTGAAGCGTATTCGCCTGATGGGAGGATATTTCCCAGCAACGGCAAGCCGTGATGAAGGCCTCACAACATATGACGGCAAGCCTGTAAGCTTGCATGATGAAGGACACATCCATTATTTCACATATCGCTCTCTTGATAAGCTGCTCACCCAATATTGTGGCTTTTCTCACACAGTGAAGGCGCCATACTTTGAGGGGACCCGTATGGGACCTAAAGGATTTGAGTCATTTATGGCACGTCTATGGCCTGAGATGTTTGCAGAACTTGCCCTTGTCGCTTACAATAAAGCCAATGGGGAAGAGTCTGAAACAGCTTAGTCTATTACTGGGAGCATCTGCTCTCCTTTCTGGCTGTTTTCTCCTGCCACAAGAAACTATTCAAACCCGTAACAACTTTGGTAACTATAACCATGCACGCGATACATTTGATCGTGTAGTTCTTGGTTATACCAGTCGTGATGATCTTGAAATGTTTGGTTTTGCGCCTGGGCGTGCAGCAAACGTCCATGTGTTGAACTATTTGCAAGTGGCAAACCGTTTAAGTCCGTTACTACGTGGTAACCTGCCGTACGGGGTTCAACAGTGTTTTAAAGCACAAGACCATTGCCAAGCTTATGTGGTTTCTGTCAACGATATCAATAAGAGACGTTACGGTAACCCAGCGTTTGACCTTATGAATTTCCAACGTAAAACCCGTACAACAGGGTGGAAAATGGAAGCGATGTTTGTGATGGTTGGCGATATTGTTGTGCATAAGAGTTGGGATGGTACGCCTGAAATTGAAGAGTACCGTAAACGTACAAACCCACTGGGTCCTTTCCAGAACGCCAGGGGGCTTATTCGTTAATCTTTAGGGCTTAAGTGCCTGGAATCAATCCACCTACATTTTGCATAGGGCCAAGCGGTTTCACTTTTTTCTCGTACGCCTTAATAGATGGCGTTCCGCTCCAGCTTTTATAGACAACGATGTCATCTACAAAGAGCAGTGTACTTGAGGCTTTCCAGCCTGAAATCTCTGTATTACGCCTAAATGCGAGGAAATCGACAACAATATTACCGTATCGATCACGTTGAATATCACTCACATCAACAACGTAACCAACACATTTCAGCTCTGCATCGAGGCATTTTTTAACACCTTTTGGTAGTTTGCTCTGGAATAGAGGGCTCATGCGGTTAATCACGTCTACATAATTGAGAATCTCTATATTGGGAAGATTATCTAAATCAATATCAAAATTTAAGAAATCAGCTTTTGAAGTTTTATCCACTTCAATAAGGTCATACGCGGCTTTTGCCGCTTCATAGCTTTCCCAAATGCTATCGGTATGTGTGCTTTGTTGAGGAAGTACTCCTCTACAACCCGTAATAGAAAGGCCTAAAATCAAACACATAGCCAAACGGCTTGTTAAATACCTCTGCATATAGCATTTTCTCCCTCTTATTCTACAATCTTATGTATGTGAACAAAAATGGTTCTATATATGTCATTTTGGCACAGTGCTTGTATGTAAAATCACGTGATGGCTATAAAAAGAACAAGAAATATCGTCCTAAGCGCTGTTTTAACGGCGGTTTTCTTGCATTCTGAAAGCCTTTACGCACAAAATTTCCCAGATAGCGCTCGTACAGAAAGCATTCTAAAGAGCTTAGAGCCTGTCAAAACACCTGATGCAGACCTTGAGAGAAGCACGCTTCCAGATAAACCTGAGCCTATAGCCACACAACCAAAGGCACAGGAAAAGTCTGACAGCGAGCCACAAAAGGCTGATACAAAAGATGAAAAACTTCCTGACGTAGAGACAGAGGATATCAGTAGCGGTCTTGGTATCGCCAAAATTCAAAAAGCTGTGCCGTCTGAGCCTGAGTTTGAGGTAAAAACCATTGAGGTGAAGGGAAGTACTGTATTTGATGAGCGGGCACTTCGTCCATACCTTGCTGCGATGGAAGGAGACTGGCAAACCTTGTCTAAACTTAAAGGCCTAGCCGACACACTGACACGCTTGTACCAATCTGAAGGGTACATTTTGTCGCGTGTGGTGGTGCCAGCGCAGGAAATTACATCTGGCCACGTTGTTCTACAAGCGGTGGAAGGCAGCATTCAAGATATTCACTTTGTGGGTGATCTCCCAGAAGAGGGACGCTTGATCCAGAAGTATGCAGAAGAAATTAAAAAGTCAGTGCCTCTTAACATTAAGCAACTTGAGCGCTCAACGCTTCTTATGAATGACCTACCGGGTCTGAGCGCAAAGGCGGTACTTAGCCCTGCAAAAGATGTGACACAGCGTTTTGAAACGGGTGTAGATACAACGCAGCAAAGCTATAAGCTTCGTCAAACGCTCAAAGCGATGGGGCTTACTGAAAACCAAATTGGTAACTATGTGGATATTGTTGGCGCTGTACAGGCTGCTAATGTGAAGCAAGTTCAAGCGACAGACCTATCTCTCATCCTGCAAGGTATGGGTATTCCTGATAACCAACGTAAGATTCTTGTAAAGAAAGCTGTTGAAGCTTCAGACCGTAACCGCTTGCAAAGCAATACACAGCAAGTGACAGAAGCACTCGTGTCTCTATCTGACCTCAATATTTACATTGAGAGCAAAGAGAAAACAGCAAGCCTAGCCATTGATAACTTCGGAACCAAGTTTGTGGGCCCAATTCAAGTGACGGGTGCGCTGAGTATTGCCCATGACGATGAGGCCCGTAGTGAAACCTCTCTAGGCTTTAGTACATCTGCTGATATGAAAGAGATGAAGTTTGGTGAAATTAAGCACAAACGCCAAATTGGCGATAAAGGAACCACTGTAGAAGGGACATACAGTATTGCACGCTCTGAGCCGGGCAGCACGCTTGCTGACCTTGAGTTTGAAAGTGCATCTGATGTAATTGGCGTAACGGTAGAACATCCTGTAATCCGTAGCCGTAGTAAAAACCTAAAGGTTCGTGCCACAGCTGATGCGCGTAGCAGTGAGGTGAAAACACTTGGTGACCGCTTTAGTAAAGATACCACGCGTAGTGTGCGCCTTGGTGCAACATATGACTTTGCTGATGAGTACAAAGGAATCAACCTTATTGATGTGGAATTGAGTAAAGGCCTAGATATTCTTGGTGGTGACGATAGATCAACAACGTCACGTGCAGATGGCCAGCAGGACTACACAAAGGTTGCTGCTCAGCTTTCGCGTCTGCAACGACTTGGTAAGTTTACCAACCTTCTCGCCACTGTACGCGGTCAGTATGCCTTTAACCCACTTCTAGCGAGTGAAGAGTTTAGCTTTGGTGGCGCGTCTCAGGGGCGTGGATTTGACCCAGCAGAGCTTACGGGTGACCATGGTATTGGCGGTACACTACAGCTTTCGTATGACTTGCCAATGTGCCGTAAGTGCCTGAAAGATATTAGTATGTACGGTTTCTATGATGCGGGTATGGTCTGGGAAGAAAATGGCGGTACTGGTGATGATAGAAGCTTTGCTTCAAGTGCGGGTCTTGGTGCAAGTATGAACTTTACAGATAAGCTTAGCGGTAAGATTGAGTTTGCCAAGCCTTTGGTTGGTTCGCGTGGCAATGATAGC
The sequence above is drawn from the Pseudomonadota bacterium genome and encodes:
- the tpiA gene encoding triose-phosphate isomerase produces the protein MQDFVRPLLAGNWKMNGNVGFWRQLTRDIAETTLDFDTLDMMVAPPFVGLGTVSDEISMNMGTSLALGVQNIHAEKEGAYTGETSLPMLRDFKVSYAIVGHSERREMFGESSIDVATKARASLMAGVKPVVCIGEPLSIKEGGKTEDYILHELAESLRGVFIRSADDLVVAYEPVWAIGSGHAATPHDIAPVMLSIRNYLISKYGEMGSGVRILYGGSVKPENTEELMAVPNLNGFLVGGAALKSESFLGIAEKMR
- the secG gene encoding preprotein translocase subunit SecG, with amino-acid sequence MLYDILMLAQVIIAAFLVIVILLQRSDGGMGALGGEGGGALMSGKAVGDTLTRVTTWLGVAFMGICLVLATQSSGKGAESSVVDAMVAEEAAMEEKSMTPTIPAAVTDAATDAKDAIGGLLEGAEAAPLNPVDQ
- a CDS encoding class I SAM-dependent methyltransferase, encoding MATPKLVDFYEKKYENEAGRDYTIPTFDLVKNPHNRFEATVDAIHKHFKGGKILEVGAGSGIVASSLLKTGLEFESYTLSDLSSPRIEAAKQAIGDERFTTAVLDVEGDNWPFKEDEKFDCILVVALIEHLIDPISAMSRLRNHLSEDGFMYVLTPNVARWVKRIRLMGGYFPATASRDEGLTTYDGKPVSLHDEGHIHYFTYRSLDKLLTQYCGFSHTVKAPYFEGTRMGPKGFESFMARLWPEMFAELALVAYNKANGEESETA
- a CDS encoding ShlB/FhaC/HecB family hemolysin secretion/activation protein yields the protein MAIKRTRNIVLSAVLTAVFLHSESLYAQNFPDSARTESILKSLEPVKTPDADLERSTLPDKPEPIATQPKAQEKSDSEPQKADTKDEKLPDVETEDISSGLGIAKIQKAVPSEPEFEVKTIEVKGSTVFDERALRPYLAAMEGDWQTLSKLKGLADTLTRLYQSEGYILSRVVVPAQEITSGHVVLQAVEGSIQDIHFVGDLPEEGRLIQKYAEEIKKSVPLNIKQLERSTLLMNDLPGLSAKAVLSPAKDVTQRFETGVDTTQQSYKLRQTLKAMGLTENQIGNYVDIVGAVQAANVKQVQATDLSLILQGMGIPDNQRKILVKKAVEASDRNRLQSNTQQVTEALVSLSDLNIYIESKEKTASLAIDNFGTKFVGPIQVTGALSIAHDDEARSETSLGFSTSADMKEMKFGEIKHKRQIGDKGTTVEGTYSIARSEPGSTLADLEFESASDVIGVTVEHPVIRSRSKNLKVRATADARSSEVKTLGDRFSKDTTRSVRLGATYDFADEYKGINLIDVELSKGLDILGGDDRSTTSRADGQQDYTKVAAQLSRLQRLGKFTNLLATVRGQYAFNPLLASEEFSFGGASQGRGFDPAELTGDHGIGGTLQLSYDLPMCRKCLKDISMYGFYDAGMVWEENGGTGDDRSFASSAGLGASMNFTDKLSGKIEFAKPLVGSRGNDSEDAKAPVVLMRLKGQL